The genomic DNA TCAAGCTAAACATGGtcctcaataaaaataaaataaatcctcAATGAGTCATGGCATGAGGAAAAGTTTTATGTTTTAGGAACTCCCCAGTGCCACGTTTACCTGTAATTGCATAATTTCACAGACCAAGCTGAGATCCGCTATGGAAGGTCGGAAGCCACCAAGCAAGTATAGCCCGTCATCCTTAAGCCAAATGTTCTCTATTGTGGACAGAGATGATATCAAAACTTTCTCAGCTTCAGCAGCTGCTTGCTTGTTTAGTGGTAGACCCAATAATGGAGCTAGCACAGTATTTAGAACAAACCCGGCTAGAGCAAAAACAAGTAGACTAGGTCATGGAAAGAGGATACAGAATAAAATTTGCACACAAAGGGAAACACAGTGTCTTCACTAACCCATTCTGATAAAAATACTAATCAGAAACTAATGCAAAAGATGTAATCCAAATGTACATGCAAACAAGAGTATAAGTTAACCTAAAATCCATGGCATTACCAGATTGATACaaaacaatacaaataacaTCATCATAAATGCGCTCAAAGAAATGCTTAACCAACTTTATGCAGTCACCTGCTATGTGAGCATATTCTATGAAGCTTCGTAGCTCAGCCATGATTTTTTAGCTAActtgataaataatatataagcaCGAGAATTTAAAGCTATCCAGGCCAGAAATTAATCTCTAATTAGTGAAAGAAGactatattaaaatttgatcactgaaagaaaataaacagaGGGTTGTTTCTGCAGTATAACGCACCTGCTCCACGGCGCAAATTCAGGTGATGCCAATCTAACACTGCTTGAATTCTAGCTCTCCTGGAAACATCAGCTGGGTACCTAATGGAATCAATGAAACAAAAAGTTTTGAAAATAGGAAATAATTTTATGACTGCACTGAATAAGGTACAAACACAGAAAGAAACCTGCAGTATGTAATGACTAGCATACACAAAGGTTAAACTTACACGAGAATGCATGTCTAACATTAGTATAACAGAGGGTGCATTTTTAAGATTGCAAAAGAGGGAAAATACTAACCAATGGTGTGCAACTCCAGGAAATGCAGAAGCAAGATAGATAAGAATTGCATGACTGCAaagaagaatataaaaaaaaatatatatatatatgtgaataCGAAAAAGTCAATAATTGAAGAAACAATTTGGAAAAAGCTTAACATAAGATAAATCATTTTGGATTGAATGAAAATGGAAGAATTGAAGCATGGAAGTACCTCTCGAATAGCTTGAACCTTCCATCAACAATAGCAGGGACTTTCTTGAAAGGGTTAATCGCTGAAATGAAAATGGAATGAATTGAATTGTTTCctgtgaaaataaaaaaaaatacatctaagaaattcatatgaaattgATTACTACCTTGAAATTCAGGAGATAGGTGCTGACGTTTGGAAAGTTCTATATGGATCTCTTCAAAATCGATTCCGTTGACTCTATGGAATTTAGAGTTTAATGTATAGAATTCAATTAGAAAACAAATAgattaaaattaagaaaatagaagGAGAGTGAAAATACAGACTTGCAGAAAATAAGAATCGCACGAGATGGCTGGGACATACGGTCCGCATACACTTTCagcttcatctttctttctttctttcttcaccACAACGACACACTCTCTTGTTCTTGTTTGTTTCCAACTTTGATGTTCGTGCACAGATTTGGGTGATATCTTAGCTAACGagactttttatctttttcatatttACCTTCTGCTCAAACTCGAAAATTATTATAGCCACCTTGTCATAAAAACCATTAACATCAAATTTAGTGTATCATTCTCTGTGTATCTTTATACTAAAATATAATTCTTATTTATAGGACATTAAATGAATAATCAAAAGTAATTAAGGATCACTAACAACCCATTCACTATTTATTGATAACAAGTTCTTTTTGTTAGATATATCTAGATAATATCATATGATCATATCacatcatttaaaatatgtcaaaaCACAAATTTTAGGTTTAAAGATTTTGGCAAGAAACCAAAATTAATGGATTTTAAAATGAGGAGCCATTTTCGCGAGCAAGTGAAAATAGTCATAAAAGATATagctaaactaaaaaaattatttctttaaattttttattaattttagttttaaaaatgaaaaaatagaggatccaagacaattttttttaatgatgggGATATACTATTTAAATAGTCTAGAACCAGTATAGAAACCCATGTGAAACACGGGTTAGACTTTCgccaaatttaatatattggaTGAAGATGTGGCATCATGCACATTTGTATGGTCGCTTTGTGTTCAATGAGTCAATCCACACCAGTGTTGTTTCTCCCGTACGGTCCAACGACAATACCATAGCCCGATTCAACTTTGTGGGGGAAACAATAGTAGTTCTTGGTGGTAGATTATAGAGATGCAGAGAGTCTCATACTTGAGAGAAAGAGGTTAACATGTCAAGTGTGATTTAAAATTTCACATTGGATGCAATAATAaatgttgaacaacatataagtgataTAACTCATATATTAATGACTTAAGGTTTATAGTGAAGATGTGGTGTCAAACTCACTTGTGTGGTTTCTTTTAATCTAACGTGATGATCAAACTCAATATAGGATCCCCCAAAACTCACAACATTAAATTGTactgtttttttagtttttgaaagtcatttgtttaattttagcTTAATTGTAGCTTTGGTCATCCCATTTTCACTCACTCAGATAATTTGTCCCTCCATTTCATAATCACCTAGTTTTGGTCTCTCTTTTAGATATTTAAACTTAAAGATGGTGATATGTCATGTTAAAATTGAAACTTATAGAGTTTTCAGATAATTACATTGATATTGATCATTTTACATCATTGGATTGTATGTCATGTCATTTAAAATATCTCTATCAATGTTTTTTAGTCTTAAAATAGGAGAAAGACACcaaaattaaatgatttaaaaacGAACGGACCAATTTCAAAAGTTACTGAAAATAGGGGACTAAAATTGCAATTAagtctttaatttttcaattttaaattttagtttttggatgctattctctttcttgtgatttttggatgatattttcttttggttaatGGTGACaaatgataatgaaaaattgaagatgTTTTATGCTGGGTTgataaatacatgtttattacatatttaaaattatgtggcgttttttaattgaatctaatttttttggtaaaataattatCCAAAAATCTCCATCTTCTTCAACAAACTCGTAGATTTATCAACAACTCACACTATTTCCTATACtctcacaaacaaaacaaacaatactttttttttccctttaacttctctcatattcaaattcttttttggtatccttgtttttccttttaatttcctTCCCCCTTCTAATGTAAGAAAGGAACATAAACCTCTTGCAATGAAACCATCACAAACGaacttttttaaacatattGCATCTTCCTTTGATCTTATTTGACTATATCACATAATTGTGGACACAGAGAGTTGCAAATTTGAATAAGAGGTATAAAtgtgtctaagtgtgagttaaaaatttatatttgatgGAAGGGTAggttttgaacaacatataagcGAGATGAAAGGATATCATTTTCACTTGTGTATCGTCTCTTAGTCTAATGTGGTGATAAAACTCAAGGTAGGATCCGAAGTCCTGAAATTAAGATGAATTGTTTTGTTAGCTTTTAGatctcatttatttaatttttgtatttttaattttagttattgGAAATCATTCGTGatcatgcaatttttttattcaacctccCTTATTTTAAAACGAGGAGCCATTTTCGCGAGCAAGTGAAAATAGTCATAAAAGATATagctaaactaaaaaaatgatttctttaaatttttgattaattttagttttaaaaatgtaaaaaatagaGGATCCAagacaatttattttaatgatggAGATATACTATTTAAATAGTCTAGAATTTGACACGTTTTTTCAAAAAGAAGGTTAAAAATAGTGATGACGTAAGTGGTGATGGAGTTACTCGGTGTGAAATACAGACAGATCGGCACTTGGACACGAGAAGAAGCATCCACGCGTAATCTTCGTTATTCTGTTCACACTCACAATTGTCGGTGGCTCTCAGAACAAAGGTATATACTTTGTAGCACTTTGTGTaagaacaaagaagaagaataacgcttataaataaataataataaataaaatctcaatGCTTTGTAGTACTTCAACAACAACTCGCATCCGATTCATTTCAACTACAAAACGTCTTTTAACTGCTCCTCTTTCTTCCTTACTTCGCTTCTTCTCAATCTCTACTACTCTTCCAAACAAACCTATAATACATAAACCACTTTTTACAACTCTAACCCCTTCTTTGTATTTCACTTTAAGAAGAACAGATCACACCATGGCATCTGCATCAAACCCTCAATCAATTCATGATTTCACTGTTAAGGTAATATCTTATAactccctcttcttcttcttcttcttcttcttttatatctcttacaatattcatttttgttaatttcttttgcAGGATGCTAAGGGTAACGATGTTAATCTCGGTGACTACAAAGGAAAGGTCCTTATCATTGTCAATGTTGCCTCACAATGgtatactttctttttttatcacATATAATTGATGATATATGCTTATCTTGTATGCAATGATTTCATTTCACCCTAAAGGTTTATATGCTAAACTTTATATTCCAGATCTAACAAGTTGaattattgtttgttttcaCCTTAATTTACTTCCTTTCTTAATTCCCTGTATCATGTTTTCATGCAGTGGATTGACTAACTCAAATTACACAGAGCTGAGTCAGTTGTATGAGAAATACAAATCAAAAGGTTTTCTTTCCTCTCTTTTATCCttatgcttttgttttgttttattttccttatatttgtttctttcttgTTGTCTTTATTCTTTGTGTTATCTTATTGatcatcaattatttatttgctCGAATAACCaattttatatcaatatcaCAATATACTTGTTCCTAATCGCTCGTGCTCATAAGCTCACATGGAGTACTCAAACCAAAAGACTAATCCATTAGGGTCTTGGagggataaacaacttaattaagcacttatagcaTATACACTTATCATATATTAGCTATTTTTATAACGAAAGATAAAATGATGTCAAAACTGTTTtggtataagctatttttgtaatttatcaATCTATcatatggacatgtcataagctctTACAAACAGTGCGAAATAAGCCAATCTAATCAAACCCTAGGTGGGAGAACCCTGGAATTATAAGCCTTACTTTATAGGTGATACTACTAACAAAATTGAGAGTCCTTAATATTGGTTATTGTTTTTCACAttctttataaataataatggtTGGTCATAGATTAATTGGACAATTTGGCTATGTATACCAAACTTCAATAATCTCCctcaacccacttgggttgtATTGGCTTGGAACcctggagtttgctcctcctcaaggtttTATGTTCAATTCTCCTCTGTGccaatttagcttcttaaaaaaaaataaaaataatctccCTCTCTTTTTAAGGTTCAAGCAACTAACTTATTGTGGCATCCCATCCCATCATCTTTCTAAAATACTTTGTCATCTTTATTCAGGTTTGGAAATTCTGGCATTCCCTTGTAATCAATTTGGGGCACAAGAGCCTGGATCTGTTGAAGAGATACAAAACTTTGTGTGTACACGCTTCAAGGCTGAGTTTCCTGTTTTTGACAAGGTAAACTTCGCTCGTGGTTTATTCTATGTATTAATCATTAATTTCCATGCTGCTAGAACAAATGCTCTGATCATGGCATTGGCCCCTTCAATACCTACTTTTTGGGGGTAGCTCAAACTTAAATCATGTTTGTGAGGCACATGTGCTTTATGTTAACCTCTAAATCTTCAGTTAGGTTCCCTTATACATATTCTGAATTATTACTGCATTCAAATTTATGTGGATATTAGATATAGAACAGGTGATTTGTTCCATGATTTTCCACATGTTCACCCTGGCTGTGTAATGCTTGAAAACCAGTGTTATAAGCATAAACTAAATTCTGCTACGCTGACGCAGTTTAATAGCACTGCATTATATCAGTTTCAGACCTTATATAAACCATAAACTATGCAGAAAAGAATAAACTGATTTCAGGCCTTTGTAGTCAAGCCTTACCCGTATTGCATGAAACTAATTTCAGTaatatgatgatgaatgaacTGTAATGAAAGAGGGGACAGGGTGCTAAGGAGTGGAAGGTTGAAAATCATCTAAACTCTGAATTTTTCAGTTATATGTTAGGTCATCGAAGTATTTTATTGTCGCTGGCTTTCCCTGAATACTATACGAATAAGATTAAACTCAGATGGCGTTATTTTGAACACAGTCCAGCTATAAACACATACTCAGATGATGtttatttggtttttaattAGGTTGATGTGAATGGTGCCACTGCTGCTCCAATCTACAAGTATCTGAAGTCGAGCAAAGGTGGACTCTTTGGGGATGGTATCAAATGGAACTTCTCCAAGTTCCTTGTTGATAAAAATGGGAATGTTGTTGATCGTTATGCACCAACGACTTCTCCACTGAGCATTGAGGTAAGAAATTTGTATGATGAGGCATATGATGCCGCCGAgatataatgaattttttttgtgctAAGTATATTTCTTTTGTTGATGTCTACAGAAGGACTTGCTGAAGTTGCTTGATGCATAAGTTATGAATGATGGGAACATGGAATAAATGTATATGAACGATAAGAATTTTACTATTTCCTATGTTAATAAAGGAATGTATTGCAGATGTTGGTGCAGTTTCCTCCATTTCGTTGTATACTTACCCAAACAGTTGTTTTGTATCTCGGATGATCTTGGTTCATCTTCATGAGATTGTGTACTTGACTTGTTACTTCTGTATGAATGTAAATGATTACATAAGCTTCGTTTAGCCATACACTGAtcttttctatttcattttttatttcccgGTTAAAGTTGGGCAAATTTCCCGTGATATGACTGGTATCTGTGCGTAGATAGGATGTGGTTTCTCAACTTCAGCTGCACTCTGTAGTTTGCTAATAAATTATGTGCATGATCTTGTATGAAATACTTATCAACTGGGGCTTAGGATAAGGGGCTCGAGTTGTCTGAAACAACCCAAAGATTCACTTTTTTTACTTGTTATTGGtagaaaatcattttaataaCAACAGTTCGGACCCAATGGCTCCACAGTCCACACAGTATTCCCACAAACTTCAATCATTTGTAGCAGGACTCCTACATCGGGTGCTTAGTTCGCTGTTTAAACCTCTTCCAGCCCTCTTTAAAAACTTGTTATATGGAGATCGATTCTTAATCCTCCCCAACTCAGCACTACTCAACCAATTGAGTCATTATATAACTTTGATATGAAAATGCTACTATGtgtcttcttttttttgctATTATGTGTCTTAAAAGCAccaattaaaaatcaaatataaaaaaaatttaacaaacaagTACTCCATCtattttagtctctaaaaataaGTACTTCTAAGTACATGTCACATTTATTTTAACAATATGTATTATTCCACGAactttgataatatttttttggacaaaacttaggtacaattcatCAATATTAGGTGTTTTTCGTacggttcttaactaaaaatacatattttttggatataacaaactttgagaaaattatggatttgaggaaatcatggtgaatttagttaagaaccatacaaaaAGCACCTAAGAAATTGTACCATAAAGGAGAAAACTAAGATACAATTCCTTAGATGCTTTTCGTatgattcttaactaaattcaccatgatttcctcaaatccataattttctcaaagtttgttatatccaaaaaaatatgtatttttagttaagaaccatacgaaaagcacctaaggaattgtacctaagttttcttcATATATAAATGCAAATGTTAGCatgattttgtttaatttgtttagataagtattttcaaaatatcaaattattattaaatataattaaaaaatatcaacagTCAAAATTGTGCTTTGATATGTTTGTTGCGGTTGACTGCCGACATGTATTTTAGAACAGAAGGAGTCGGTAATTGTACaacaaatgaatataaaaacatatGAGTTATGACATTCATTAATTTACGGTGACAATATATTTGATTCGATAGGtgtacaataaataaatataaaaacacatGAGTTATGACATTTATTAATTGAGGTGACGGTATATTTGATTCACTTACAAAACGATTGTACAACAGCATAACATACTAATCAAACTCAAAAATATagtagtaatttgaaaaaaaaaatgttcacatCAAATCTTTTTAAATTGACTTGGTTTTTAgcgtttatgcaaataaataaattatatgctAATTCTTATGTTCTTATTAATGAAAGTTCTATCTTTATAAACTgctttttcataaactattttgattaatttataaataatacataaaacttatttattttgtttaaatttaatagataaaatttatttattttgcttaaGTTTAAAAACAAGTCAAAACGAGCCCTATAACTACTCATTTGAAAGTTGCTCATTCAAtttcttataaattttaaaagggaaatgTTATTTAGTGACTCTGAGCACTAGTTAaggaattataaaagaaaatatttttttgataattgtgtattttattttttgaaacttgaaaatgatttgtttttaatgttgactttattttttctttccatttttaacTACTTAACGAGTGCCGGACACCGGTTAACGGTTAACACccatttaaaaattatgttttgaacgcaatttgtttgattttttttaatttctaaagaAACATGTTAGCGTGAAACTTTTGAGACAAGTTTAGgccaaagaaaaaaattaacatcgGTTTACAGATTAATGAGCATAAAAAACTTAATTGCAGAATTTGAGTTATTTGGTTGTTTCGGGTCtcttcttgttcttgttgttgtgttgacCTCCATACGGTACAAAACATGAGCACCGAACCCAGTAACAGTAAGGATCCAAAATCGGTCTACGACTTCACTCTCAAGGTTGTTATCTATCTCTTTCATTTCACTTCCTTCTTCTTATCTCTGTCTGTGCGCTTTCACTTAACTACCACTGTTTtgttcatttatatatttaaaacatttttttttttgttttcttcaattCCAATTCTGCAGGATGGTATGGGAAATGATGTTGATCTCGCCACTTACAAGGGTAAAGTCCTCCTCATTGTTAATGTTGCTTCCAAATGGTATGTATATCCGACCATACTCTCTTTTATTAAACGCACTTGTAAAATCACATGTTCATAAGCTCTTTTCAACTTATTCCTATAAGCCCTCCTCgattgtttatgaaaatagcttatagaaTATACAAAAACTGGCCATAGAATTAACTTATCTGTAAGCCCTTATGCTATAAGCTACTAAGTAAGCTGTTTATTTGTAACTCATGTTTGTTTTTGGATTGATTTCATCGAGTCAGTGGTATGACCAACTCAAATTATGTGGGGTTAAATCAACTATATGACAAGTACAAACTCAAAGGTTTGTATTTCTATTTCTTTTGGGGATCACagtgtttctttctttctattgttgttttccaaatattatatgtttatgttataCACATGAGATGAGATGACTGAATTGGTATCTTAATTAGGCCTTGAGATTCTGGCATTTCCAAGTAATCAATTTGGTGAGGAAGAACCTGGAACCAATGATCAAATATTGGATTTTGTTTGTACTCACTTCAAATCAGAATTCCCCATCTTTGATAAGGTAATTCAACATATAATCTTCAAATTGGAAACCCTAGTTTTCTTGACTTGTTCTCTTCCAAGTTCCTATTTTGTAGACGGTGAAGATTAAATAATTGAGATTTTGTGCCTCTGCACTATGTTTGCTTGCTGCTTGTTTCAATTATGTGTTTGCAGTGGTATGATTTACACTTTGCATTGTTACCTATTGTCAATCCTAAGCCTTTCCGTGTATATGATGATTTAAAACAAGTTAACACAAAATAGCACCAATAGTAATTATTGATCTTCATGCGATTTATAATTTACACCAAAATTTGCGATATATATTTAAAGATAATTCCACTGCTACTGTGAACCGTAATGATCTTCAATTGTTGCTTGACTAGTTGTACTTAGTTGGATAAAGATAATAAGATTACTGCTATTCTGCATAGACTTCTGCTAAATACTTTGCATTGAGGAACTGATATCGATATGCACAAACTTTTAAGTTCATCTCCATGGTTGTGCTAGATTGAAGTGAATGGGGACAATTCTGCTCCCTTGTATAAATTCTTAAAGTCGGGTAAATGGGGAATTTTTGGGGATGATATTCAGTGGAACTTTGCCAAGTTTCTAGTTGACAAGGATGGTCAAGTGGTGGATCGATATTATCCCACCACGTCTCCTCTTAGCCTTGAGGTACACGGAGCGTTATTATTCaagaaattcatattttttatatatatcaatatcaatTGATATGGATGGTTTATGTTGCTTATGTAATTCTTCGGGTGTCTTTTCTTGTATTGCAGCGAGATATCTGTAAACTACTTGGTGTTGAATGAATACATACATGGATTAAAGCATCACTTTTTGGCTTTGTAATGTTcctttttgaagttgtaatatTATGCATAATAATGGATTAGTTTCTGACAAACTGAACAGACATGAATATCCTTATAGACAACATGTTGCTTAACTTTATAAAGATTGACGAATGTCAAgactttttttagttttattataattttacacCAATCATGTAAGATCTAAAATCTTAACTTATCATATCAAACAGCAGAATCGTCACATGTATGTTATTGACAGTACCATGTAAAGCAAAATTATACTAATAGGATACACTTCTTGCCAAACTTTGTTTTGGGGGAGGGGTGTGGTTTTTTAAAACATGTCTAAAAATGtatatcacaatataaacaTTGTGTAATTTACCCTCTATTAATGCaccagttttaatttttttagagagctTTGTCATTTATTGGTCCTATCCGAGAGATTAATCTTTGTACGCACCAgttcacccaaaaaaataaaatgatttatttcTCTTCTACAAAATCTTATGTTCTTTAATTTTACCATAATTAACCGTGtaattgaataatttaaaaataatttcaaaccaTAACAAATTgcctatttttatggttattTCTTCGTCATTCATCcttggaattttattttctttcaaccaAATACTAAGCGATTCAGGTGCTCTTGTTTTTGTTAGACTTGGCCATATTATCCCCTCACTTGGAAGTC from Medicago truncatula cultivar Jemalong A17 chromosome 8, MtrunA17r5.0-ANR, whole genome shotgun sequence includes the following:
- the LOC11437562 gene encoding glutathione S-transferase T1, which translates into the protein MKLKVYADRMSQPSRAILIFCKVNGIDFEEIHIELSKRQHLSPEFQAINPFKKVPAIVDGRFKLFESHAILIYLASAFPGVAHHWYPADVSRRARIQAVLDWHHLNLRRGAAGFVLNTVLAPLLGLPLNKQAAAEAEKVLISSLSTIENIWLKDDGLYLLGGFRPSIADLSLVCEIMQLQLLDEKDHDRILGPYKKVQQWVESTKNATKPHFHEVHNVLYKLKLRLSLKQSSQTDGEMKSGIKAPIASRM
- the LOC11427109 gene encoding probable phospholipid hydroperoxide glutathione peroxidase isoform X1 codes for the protein MLCSTSTTTRIRFISTTKRLLTAPLSSLLRFFSISTTLPNKPIIHKPLFTTLTPSLYFTLRRTDHTMASASNPQSIHDFTVKDAKGNDVNLGDYKGKVLIIVNVASQCGLTNSNYTELSQLYEKYKSKGLEILAFPCNQFGAQEPGSVEEIQNFVCTRFKAEFPVFDKVDVNGATAAPIYKYLKSSKGGLFGDGIKWNFSKFLVDKNGNVVDRYAPTTSPLSIEKDLLKLLDA
- the LOC11427109 gene encoding probable phospholipid hydroperoxide glutathione peroxidase isoform X2 — its product is MASASNPQSIHDFTVKDAKGNDVNLGDYKGKVLIIVNVASQCGLTNSNYTELSQLYEKYKSKGLEILAFPCNQFGAQEPGSVEEIQNFVCTRFKAEFPVFDKVDVNGATAAPIYKYLKSSKGGLFGDGIKWNFSKFLVDKNGNVVDRYAPTTSPLSIEKDLLKLLDA
- the LOC11437561 gene encoding probable glutathione peroxidase 8, coding for MSTEPSNSKDPKSVYDFTLKDGMGNDVDLATYKGKVLLIVNVASKCGMTNSNYVGLNQLYDKYKLKGLEILAFPSNQFGEEEPGTNDQILDFVCTHFKSEFPIFDKIEVNGDNSAPLYKFLKSGKWGIFGDDIQWNFAKFLVDKDGQVVDRYYPTTSPLSLERDICKLLGVE